In Mesorhizobium sp. J428, the genomic window AGGCCGGCATGCTTTTCGGGCAGAAGCTTCAGGAAGCCTTCGAAATCGTCCGGCTCGAACTTCTTCGTCGGCGCGAACTGCCAGACCAGCGGCCCGAGTTTTGGCCCAAGCTCCTCCAGTCCCTGCGAGAAGAACTTCGCCATCGATTCGCCGGCGTCGGACAGAACCTTGCGGTTGGTGACGAAGCGGTTGCCCTTGATCGAAAAGACGAAGTCGACCGGCGTCTCCGATGACCATTTGGCATAGGTCGCCGGCGTGAAGCCGGAATAGTAGGTGCCGTTGACCTCGATGGTCGGCACCTGCCGCGAGGCGAATTCGAGCTGCCGCTTCTTCGGCAGCGTGTCGGGATAGAACGTGCCCTCCCAGGGCTCGAAGGTCCAGCCGCCCATTCCCGCGCGGATCGTTCCGGCCTTGCTCATCACGCCTCCCATCGATGTCGCCGACAGAACTTATGTCGTGAGGGGACGCGGGTCCATCGCGGCGGCACGCTGCCTGCCAGCCTCCTGACATATGGTGCCGGGCTTCGCATCACATTCACAGGCGCTCGCTAGGGGTGTAATGAAGCAAGCCTGCCGGTGGGGACCGGCCCCGGAGCCAGTCACGTCATGCCAATATCCGCCAAGCTCGCCCGCAAGCTCGCCGTCGCCGCCGTCGTGGTGGTGGCCGGCCTGTGGTTCATCCCGGTCGTCACCGTCGTGTGGCTCGCCTGCGGGCTGATCGACGTGATGCGCAACACGCGCCGCGACGCGATGGTGTTCGAGCGCTACTTCCTCGGCAACGGCATCCCGACCTTCCTGCTCTCGCCGTTCAACCTGCTGATCGACCTCCTGTCCTACCGCAACAAGGGCATCTGGAAGATGGAGGACCTGCCGCCGGCCTGGCGCGAGGAGGTCGAATTCGTGCTCGGCACCTTCCGCACCCGCAAGGACGAGATCGTCGGCGACATCGACAAGGTGTTCGAGGCCGGCCGGCGCGGCATGTATGTCTTCTCCTGGTACGGCAAGGAGAACCCGCACAACATCGAGGAGTTCAAGCGCGAGTTCAAATACATCAAGACGATCGCCGTCTCGGTGTTCTCGAAGCGCGAATCGACCACCTTCCACTACGGCCCGCTGCGGCTGACGCTGCGCGTGCTCTACAATCTCTCGCCGGTGAAGACCGACCAGATCTTCATCGAATGCGGCGACCGCAAGCACTACTGGCACGACGACCCGCTCTACATCTTCGACGACACGCTGATCCACCGCTCGGTCAACGAATACGACGCGCGCCGCTACTGCGTGTTCATGGACATCGTGCGGCCGACGCCGTTCCCGGGCCTCCTGTCGGCGCTTGTCTCGGTCGTGTCGCTGATCGCCTCCAAGATCAACGCCATCTTCTACAAGAACTGGAAGATGTTCCGACCCGCGCCAAAGCCCGCCGCCGGCGCGAACTGAGGCGCGGCAGGGCGCGCTGGGCGCAGCATGGCGCGGTGGAGACGGCGGGGCATGCGGCCATTGCGACGAGCGACGCCAGCACCTGTTTCAGCGCCTCCCGGTTCTTCTCGATCGCCCTGTTCCAGTCCACCGCCGCCTCCTTTCGCTCTGGCCGGCCAAGTCTCGCGCCGGGCGCCGGGGGTGTGGATAGATTTTTTTCGTCGCGGGAGAATCCGGCGCTTCGTCATCCAAGCGCGGCGTTATCCCGGCGACCGGAGGTGAGCCGGGATCGATTGGCGGCCGGAAGCCTGGCGCAAGAAGCGGCCAATCGCGAAGAAGAATGGATACCGGGTCGCCTCCGGCGCCCGGTATGACGGAGGGAGGTTTGAGGCCGGAAGGGTGCAGGGAGGCGTAGACGCCTGACCCGCACACCTCAAACCGCCTGACCGGAAAGCCGGTAGATCGAATCGCAGGACTTTTTTTCGGTCCGGCGGCCGGTGCGAAGCACAGGCCGCATTTGCGGATCGTTAACCCTGCCTTCGGAACGCAGGGCACCTTCGCCCCCGCCGGTGATTGTATGCACAGCTGCAGTCGATGGAGCCTGACATGTGGAAAGCTGCGCTGGGTCTTGCCGCGGTGCTGTTTGCCGCCTCGCCGGCGGGGGCGGGCGAATGGCAATACGATCCCGCCACCGATGTGATCTATGACGGCTCCGTCCCGGTGGCCCGCTGGTACAACGAGCGTCCCGCGATGGAGACGGGGGCGCGGCGCTATCACAGCCCGCGACACGACCGGGTCCGGCACGTGCCGAGGTGCCCGCATCGGCTGTGCGGCTATCCGCTGCCGATTTACAAGGCGCACCGACCGATCCCGCCGCTCCAGGACTACCGCCCCACTGCGCACGCCGACTGGTGCGCGGCGCGCTACCGGTCGCATGCGACGCGTGGACGGATACGTATCAACCGTATCACGGGCCGAGGCGGTATTGCCGGTCGCCGTGGCGGTGAGCAGTCCCGGTCTTACGATGCCCCTGAGTAATTATCCGGACGAGCCGTCCGAGCCGCGCTTCGCCTGAGGTTCAGGCTCTTTGTTACCCAAGTCCGTCGTCGCGTTGCCGCTGGCGCCGGCTCCAATGGCAGCACTGGCGAGGCCTGTAGACGCGGCCGTTTCCCCGGCGCTCGTGGCTATCGACCCTGCGGCCATCTCTGCTGCGTCGGCCGGAGTATCGCCGGCCGGCTTTGTCTTTCCCTCATTCGTTTCGTTGCGTCGATCGTTTGCAGTCGCATTCGGGTTGCCTTCTGGCATCACACCGCCTCCGAACTCATGCATGGACAGTCGAGAGTATGGACCGTCGCGACCCGGTGTCTAGTGGGCTGCGATTCATCCGACGGCATAACTCATGACGCCGCATTCCTTTGCGGCTCACCCGGCCAAGTGGCTCGAAATTCGGGGACAAGCCATCCTCTCCCGCAAGGGGCGAGGAGGGCTACTCCGCCGCCTCGCGTTTCCGCCCGCCCGGCCTTCTCTCCAGCAGTTCCTTCAAGAACTGCCCCGTATAGCTGCGTTTTTCGGCAACAATGTCCTCCGGCCGGCCCTGCGCCACCAGCTCTCCGCCGCCGTCGCCGCCTTCGGGGCCGAGGTCCAGCACCCAGTCGGCGGTCTTGATGACTTCCAGATTGTGCTCGATAACGACGACCGTGTTGCCCTGGTCGACCAGCTCGTGCAGGACTTCGAGCAGCTTGGCCACGTCGTGGAAGTGCAGGCCGGTGGTGGGCTCGTCGAGGATATAGAGGGTCTTGCCCGTGGCGCGGCGGGAGAGTTCCTTGGCGAGCTTGATCCGCTGCGCCTCGCCGCCCGACAGCGTGTTGGCCTGCTGGCCGACATGGATGTAGCCCAGCCCGACCTTGGCGAGCGTTTCCAGCTTGTCGCGCACGGCGGGCACCGCGGCGAAGAACTCGGCGCCTTCCTCGACCGTCATGTCGAGCACGTCGGCAATCGACTTGCCCTTGAAGGTGACCTCCAGCGTCTCGCGGTTGTAGCGCTTGCCGTGACAGACGTCGCAGGTGACGTAGACGTCGGGCAGGAAGTGCATCTCGATCTTGATGACGCCGTCGCCCTGGCAGGCCTCGCAGCGGCCACCCTTGACGTTGAAGGAGAAGCGGCCGGGGAGGTAGCCGCGCGCCTTGGCTTCCGGCAGGCCGGCGAACCAGTCGCGGATCGGCGTGAAAGCGCCGGTATAGGTGGCCGGGTTCGAGCGCGGGGTGCGGCCGATCGGCGACTGGTCGATGTCGATGACCTTGTCGAGGAACTCGAAACCCTCGATGCGGTCGTGCTCGGCCGGGTGCTCGCGCGCGCCCATGATGCGGCGCGAGGCGGCCTTGAACAGCGTCTCGATCAGAAGAGTCGACTTGCCGCCGCCGGACACGCCGGTGACGCAGGTGAAGGTGCCGAGGGGGATTTCGGCCGTGACGTTCTTCAAATTGTTGCCGCGCGCGCCGACGATCTTCAGCCGCCTGTTCTTCTTCAGCGGCCGGCGCTCGGACGGCACCGAGACTTCAAGTTCGCCCGACAGGTATTTGCCGGTGAGCGAGCGCGGATTGGCCATGACCTCGGCCGGCGTGCCTTGCGCGATGATGCGCCCGCCATGGATGCCGGCGGCGGGGCCGATGTCGACGACGAAATCGGCCGCGAGGATCGCGTCCTCGTCATGCTCGACCACGACGACGGTGTTGCCGATATCGCGCAGGTGCTTCAGCGTGTCGAGCAGGCGGGCATTGTCGCGCTGGTGCAGGCCGATCGACGGCTCGTCGAGCACGTAGAGCACGCCGGTGAGGCCGGAGCCGATCTGCGAGGCGAGCCGGATGCGCTGACTTTCGCCGCCCGACAGCGTGCCGGAATTGCGCGCCAGCGTCAGGTAGTCGAGGCCGACGTCGTTGAGGAATTTCAGCCGCTCGCGGATCTCCTTCAGGATGCGGTAGGCGATCTCGTTCTGCTTGTCGTTGAGCTGCGCGGGCAGCGCATCGAACCAGGCGCCGGCTTTGCGGATCGACTGGTCGGTGACCTGGCCGATGTGCAGGCCGGCGATCTTGACGGCCAGCGCCTCCGGCTTGAGGCGGAAGCCGTTGCAGGCGGGGCAGGGGGTGGAGGCCATGAAACGCTCGATGTCCTCGCGGCTCCAGGCGGAATCCGTCTCCTTGTAGCGGCGCTCGAGATTGGGGATGACGCCCTCGAAGGTCTTGGTCGTCTTGTAGGAGCGCAGCCCGTCGTCGTAGCTGAAGGCGACCTGGCGCTCGCCGGTGCCGTTGAGGATCGCGTCGCGCGCCTCTTCGGCGAGGTCAGACCAGCGGTCGGTGACCTTGAAGCCGTAGGCCTTGCCGAGCCCTTCCAGCGTCTGGAGATAGTAGGGCGAGGTCGAGCGCGCCCAGGGGGCGACGGCGCCGTTCTTCAGTGTCAGGCTCTCGTCCGGGATGATCAGGTTGCGGTCGATCGCCTGCTGCGAGCCGAGACCGTCGCAGGTGGGGCAGGCGCCGAACGGGTTGTTGAACGAGAACAGCCGCGGCTCGATCTCGGGAATGGTGAAGCCGGAGACCGGGCAGGCGAACTTTTCCGAGAACAGCATGCGCTCATGCGTCTCGTTGGCCG contains:
- a CDS encoding DUF72 domain-containing protein, whose product is MSKAGTIRAGMGGWTFEPWEGTFYPDTLPKKRQLEFASRQVPTIEVNGTYYSGFTPATYAKWSSETPVDFVFSIKGNRFVTNRKVLSDAGESMAKFFSQGLEELGPKLGPLVWQFAPTKKFEPDDFEGFLKLLPEKHAGLKLRHVLEVRHGSFAVPDFVALAEKHGCAICYAHHFDYPEFADITADFVYARLQRGSDDIATAYAPKDLDGWAKRARIWAEGGQPDDLPYADPTRTAKKLPRDVFVYIIHEGKIRAPQGAMAFMERVAG
- a CDS encoding aspartyl/asparaginyl beta-hydroxylase domain-containing protein, yielding MPISAKLARKLAVAAVVVVAGLWFIPVVTVVWLACGLIDVMRNTRRDAMVFERYFLGNGIPTFLLSPFNLLIDLLSYRNKGIWKMEDLPPAWREEVEFVLGTFRTRKDEIVGDIDKVFEAGRRGMYVFSWYGKENPHNIEEFKREFKYIKTIAVSVFSKRESTTFHYGPLRLTLRVLYNLSPVKTDQIFIECGDRKHYWHDDPLYIFDDTLIHRSVNEYDARRYCVFMDIVRPTPFPGLLSALVSVVSLIASKINAIFYKNWKMFRPAPKPAAGAN
- the uvrA gene encoding excinuclease ABC subunit UvrA, which encodes MADQKYISIRGAREHNLKNVDLDIPRDLLTVMTGLSGSGKSSLAFDTIYAEGQRRYVESLSAYARQFLEMMQKPDVDQIDGLSPAISIEQKTTSRNPRSTVGTVTEIYDYMRLLFARVGIPYSPATGLPIESQTVSQMVDRVLELPEGTRLFILAPIVRGRKGEYRKEIAELQKKGFQRVKIDGQFYEIAEAPVLDKKYKHDIDVVVDRLVVRPDIATRLADSLETSLKLADGIAVAEFADRPLPASETKEDSANKSANETHERMLFSEKFACPVSGFTIPEIEPRLFSFNNPFGACPTCDGLGSQQAIDRNLIIPDESLTLKNGAVAPWARSTSPYYLQTLEGLGKAYGFKVTDRWSDLAEEARDAILNGTGERQVAFSYDDGLRSYKTTKTFEGVIPNLERRYKETDSAWSREDIERFMASTPCPACNGFRLKPEALAVKIAGLHIGQVTDQSIRKAGAWFDALPAQLNDKQNEIAYRILKEIRERLKFLNDVGLDYLTLARNSGTLSGGESQRIRLASQIGSGLTGVLYVLDEPSIGLHQRDNARLLDTLKHLRDIGNTVVVVEHDEDAILAADFVVDIGPAAGIHGGRIIAQGTPAEVMANPRSLTGKYLSGELEVSVPSERRPLKKNRRLKIVGARGNNLKNVTAEIPLGTFTCVTGVSGGGKSTLLIETLFKAASRRIMGAREHPAEHDRIEGFEFLDKVIDIDQSPIGRTPRSNPATYTGAFTPIRDWFAGLPEAKARGYLPGRFSFNVKGGRCEACQGDGVIKIEMHFLPDVYVTCDVCHGKRYNRETLEVTFKGKSIADVLDMTVEEGAEFFAAVPAVRDKLETLAKVGLGYIHVGQQANTLSGGEAQRIKLAKELSRRATGKTLYILDEPTTGLHFHDVAKLLEVLHELVDQGNTVVVIEHNLEVIKTADWVLDLGPEGGDGGGELVAQGRPEDIVAEKRSYTGQFLKELLERRPGGRKREAAE